Proteins encoded by one window of Ramlibacter tataouinensis:
- a CDS encoding sugar phosphate isomerase/epimerase family protein, whose protein sequence is MTPASRPCAHPLALAHLTVLELSPPEVVETAAAAGFGLVGLRLAPAVPGQHVFPMLSTAAGRAPMMGETLVRMADLGVQVHDVELVALEEDSDVAAFEPLFEAAARLGARRVLVAGNGADASRMAERLAALSELAQPHGLALGLEFMPWRGIANLGAALRVVRSAGDFAGCGVIVDAIHLDRSGACAADLAQLRAGDWSYFQICDAPARKPAMQDELLFQAREARMVPGEGGLDLRGMLRQLPDGTTVSIEAPLRHRPPPLERARRLREATETLLHEVGRRPLRDLPGDRRAA, encoded by the coding sequence ATGACGCCCGCTTCCCGGCCCTGCGCGCATCCGCTCGCGCTGGCGCACCTGACGGTCCTGGAATTGTCCCCGCCGGAGGTGGTGGAGACCGCCGCGGCCGCGGGCTTCGGCCTGGTGGGGCTGCGCCTGGCGCCCGCCGTGCCGGGCCAGCACGTGTTCCCGATGTTGTCCACGGCTGCCGGCCGAGCGCCGATGATGGGCGAGACGCTGGTCCGCATGGCGGACCTGGGCGTGCAGGTGCACGACGTCGAGCTGGTCGCCCTGGAGGAGGACAGCGACGTAGCGGCGTTCGAACCCTTGTTCGAGGCCGCCGCCCGGCTGGGTGCGCGCCGTGTGCTCGTTGCGGGCAATGGCGCCGACGCGTCCCGCATGGCGGAGCGACTGGCCGCCCTGTCCGAACTCGCGCAGCCGCACGGCCTGGCCCTGGGACTGGAATTCATGCCATGGCGCGGCATCGCCAACCTGGGTGCGGCGTTGCGCGTGGTGCGGAGCGCCGGCGACTTCGCCGGCTGCGGCGTCATCGTCGATGCCATCCACCTCGATCGCAGCGGTGCCTGCGCCGCCGACCTGGCGCAACTGCGCGCGGGCGACTGGTCCTACTTCCAGATCTGCGACGCCCCGGCGCGAAAACCGGCCATGCAAGACGAACTGCTGTTCCAGGCGCGCGAGGCGCGCATGGTGCCGGGAGAGGGCGGGCTGGACCTGCGCGGGATGCTGCGCCAATTGCCCGATGGCACGACGGTCAGCATCGAAGCGCCCCTGCGCCATCGCCCGCCGCCCCTCGAGCGGGCGCGCCGCCTGCGCGAGGCGACGGAGACCCTCCTGCACGAGGTGGGACGCCGTCCATTGCGTGACCTTCCAGGCGACAGGAGGGCGGCATGA